The following proteins come from a genomic window of Magnetococcales bacterium:
- a CDS encoding RidA family protein encodes MFTVVSTTAAPQAIGPYSQGVRVGEWLFLSGQIPLDPATGVLVEGGIAEQTRQVLQNLRAVLQAAGGDLAQVVKTTLFLVDLDDFAAVNEIYARFFQAPHPARATVQVAALPKGARVEIEAVACMGERGPT; translated from the coding sequence ATGTTTACCGTGGTTTCGACGACAGCGGCACCGCAGGCCATCGGACCTTACAGTCAGGGGGTGAGGGTCGGGGAGTGGCTCTTTCTGTCGGGGCAGATTCCTCTGGATCCGGCAACGGGGGTTTTGGTGGAAGGGGGCATCGCCGAACAGACCCGGCAGGTGTTGCAGAATCTCCGGGCGGTGCTGCAGGCGGCGGGCGGGGATCTGGCCCAGGTGGTGAAGACCACTCTCTTTCTGGTGGATCTGGACGATTTTGCGGCGGTGAACGAGATCTACGCCCGATTTTTTCAGGCTCCCCATCCGGCGCGGGCCACGGTGCAGGTGGCGGCCCTGCCGAAAGGGGCGCGGGTGGAGATCGAAGCCGTGGCCTGTATGGGGGAACGGGGGCCGACATGA
- a CDS encoding DUF3551 domain-containing protein produces MKRGALGLCGILVLLSGPVGAGPFCVTDFAGKRCWFQNLESCLQAAGNHGTCEVNREAMRAPQGDNPFCMVESWQTDCTYATLESCRLKAQPRRAACIANPNHVARKMEEGIDGRQGSPATIPRPRPGDERLPLSREWPSSP; encoded by the coding sequence ATGAAACGCGGCGCACTCGGGTTGTGCGGAATACTGGTTTTGCTGTCGGGGCCTGTCGGGGCGGGGCCGTTCTGCGTGACCGATTTCGCCGGCAAGCGTTGCTGGTTTCAGAATCTGGAGAGTTGCCTTCAGGCGGCGGGGAATCACGGCACCTGCGAGGTCAACCGGGAGGCGATGCGGGCTCCTCAGGGGGACAATCCCTTTTGTATGGTGGAGAGCTGGCAGACCGACTGCACCTACGCCACCCTGGAGAGCTGTCGATTGAAGGCCCAGCCGCGCCGGGCCGCCTGTATCGCCAATCCCAACCATGTCGCGCGCAAGATGGAGGAGGGCATCGACGGGAGGCAGGGGAGTCCCGCAACGATACCCAGACCGCGTCCGGGAGATGAGCGCTTGCCGTTGAGCCGGGAGTGGCCCTCCTCCCCGTGA